Proteins encoded in a region of the Paenibacillus thermoaerophilus genome:
- the mobA gene encoding molybdenum cofactor guanylyltransferase: MNGLTGLILAGDPEAAGGTGRIALTLMEGEPVVCRQVKEMRKVCDEVIVAAPNAMPFLKVLDPQVRLITDYEPSRGPLSGMYAGLCLAKRSRVWVVGCDRPYLSADAARLLAERLGEADAAIPQLPDGPHPLHAVYAKRCADRVWSLIAEGGRKPAALPDVLVWKAVTADAFAERGIPLQFAETWRPHSAADGPEAWRRDANNGEDGAGNDRSEPLFPRDCGGNAV, translated from the coding sequence ATGAACGGACTGACCGGCTTAATCCTGGCGGGCGACCCCGAAGCGGCGGGCGGAACGGGGCGGATCGCGCTGACGCTGATGGAGGGCGAACCGGTTGTCTGCCGGCAAGTGAAGGAGATGCGCAAGGTGTGCGACGAAGTGATCGTGGCCGCGCCGAACGCCATGCCCTTTTTGAAGGTGCTCGATCCGCAGGTCCGGCTCATTACCGATTACGAGCCGAGCAGGGGACCCTTGAGCGGCATGTATGCCGGCCTCTGCTTGGCGAAGCGGAGCCGTGTGTGGGTCGTGGGCTGCGACAGGCCGTATTTGTCGGCGGATGCCGCCCGGCTGCTGGCGGAGCGTCTGGGGGAAGCCGACGCGGCGATCCCGCAATTGCCCGACGGTCCGCATCCGCTGCATGCGGTATACGCCAAGCGCTGCGCGGACCGCGTCTGGTCGCTGATCGCCGAAGGCGGGCGCAAGCCGGCCGCGCTTCCGGACGTCTTGGTCTGGAAGGCGGTGACGGCCGACGCGTTCGCCGAGAGGGGCATTCCGCTGCAGTTTGCCGAGACCTGGCGTCCGCATTCGGCGGCGGACGGGCCGGAGGCATGGCGGCGTGACGCGAATAACGGCGAGGACGGCGCCGGAAATGATCGTTCCGAGCCGTTGTTTCCCCGGGATTGCGGCGGAAATGCCGTATAA
- a CDS encoding GNAT family N-acetyltransferase yields the protein MLIRDAVPADLPALLDIYNDAIRKLTATFDLEEQTLEQRTEWFRHYGGRYPLIVADIGGTVAGYACLSKFRDKPAYDRTVELSVYIGEAYRGRGVGNALVKEILARAAEHRHHVVVSGITAGNEASIRMHEKFGFELCGRFREVGFKFGEWQDVLFYQLVLPE from the coding sequence ATGCTGATTCGCGACGCCGTACCTGCGGACCTTCCGGCTTTGCTGGATATTTATAACGACGCCATTCGAAAGCTGACCGCTACGTTCGACCTGGAGGAGCAGACGCTCGAGCAGCGGACCGAATGGTTCCGCCACTATGGAGGACGCTACCCGCTGATCGTCGCCGACATCGGCGGCACCGTCGCCGGCTATGCCTGCCTGTCGAAGTTCCGGGACAAACCCGCCTACGACCGGACGGTCGAACTGTCCGTCTATATCGGCGAAGCGTACCGGGGCCGCGGCGTCGGCAACGCCCTGGTCAAAGAGATCTTGGCCAGAGCCGCCGAGCATAGGCATCACGTCGTCGTCAGCGGCATCACCGCAGGCAACGAAGCGAGCATCCGCATGCACGAGAAATTCGGCTTCGAGCTGTGCGGACGGTTCCGCGAGGTCGGGTTCAAGTTCGGCGAATGGCAGGACGTTTTGTTCTATCAACTGGTGCTGCCCGAATAA
- the pyk gene encoding pyruvate kinase — protein MRKTKILCTMGPSCESPEVLKRLIAAGMNAVRLNMAHGELADHAARIASVRQAASEAGAIIPILMDIKGPEIRIGKLREASVVLKPGEILTLTTEDILGDANRVPVNYADMPSVIKSGDRVLLDDGLIELKVVSVEGTEMRCEILNGGTLKPRKGVNLPGIRTTLPGVTERDVQHIMFGIEQRVDIIAMSFVRKGADVLEVRRILEENGAAHVQIISKIENEEGVSNLDEIIEASDGIMVARGDLGVEIPLEDVPMVQREMIEKCNLAGKPVIVATHMLESMQVNPRPTRAEVSDVTNAVLQGADVIMLSGETAAGKYPVESVATMAQIAAKAETMFDHASHYAKQAAVHTTNITEVMSQAVVRSSLELNAKAIVTPTVSGFTARMVSKYRPQAPILAITQQDEALAKLSLYRGVFPVRGEQASSSDEIFEMAVRYGREAGLLAEGDYVVISAGVPIGKTGATNLMKIQQV, from the coding sequence ATGCGCAAAACCAAAATTCTCTGTACGATGGGTCCGTCCTGCGAATCCCCCGAAGTCTTGAAGCGACTGATCGCAGCCGGCATGAACGCCGTTCGTTTGAACATGGCTCACGGCGAGCTGGCGGATCACGCCGCGCGGATCGCCAGCGTCCGTCAAGCCGCTTCCGAAGCGGGCGCAATTATCCCGATCCTGATGGACATCAAGGGACCGGAGATCCGCATCGGCAAGCTCCGGGAGGCTTCCGTCGTTCTGAAGCCGGGCGAGATTTTGACGCTGACCACCGAGGACATCCTCGGCGACGCCAACCGCGTCCCGGTCAATTACGCCGACATGCCGTCCGTAATCAAGTCGGGCGACCGGGTGCTGCTGGACGACGGCCTCATCGAGCTGAAGGTCGTCTCCGTCGAAGGAACGGAGATGCGCTGCGAGATTCTTAACGGCGGTACGCTCAAGCCGCGCAAGGGCGTGAATCTGCCGGGCATCCGCACGACGCTGCCGGGCGTGACCGAACGGGACGTGCAGCACATTATGTTCGGGATCGAGCAGCGCGTGGACATCATCGCGATGTCGTTCGTGCGCAAAGGCGCGGACGTGCTGGAGGTCCGCCGCATCCTGGAGGAGAACGGCGCGGCTCATGTGCAGATCATCTCGAAGATCGAGAACGAAGAAGGCGTCAGCAATCTCGACGAAATCATCGAAGCGTCCGACGGCATCATGGTCGCCCGGGGCGATCTCGGCGTCGAAATTCCGCTGGAGGACGTGCCGATGGTGCAGCGCGAGATGATCGAGAAGTGCAATCTCGCGGGCAAGCCGGTTATCGTCGCCACGCATATGCTTGAATCGATGCAGGTGAACCCGCGTCCGACGCGCGCGGAAGTCAGCGACGTCACGAACGCCGTGCTGCAAGGGGCGGACGTGATTATGCTGTCGGGGGAAACCGCCGCGGGCAAATACCCCGTCGAATCCGTCGCGACGATGGCCCAGATCGCAGCCAAAGCGGAGACGATGTTCGACCACGCGTCCCATTACGCGAAACAAGCGGCCGTACATACGACCAACATCACCGAAGTGATGAGCCAGGCGGTCGTCCGCTCCTCGCTCGAGCTGAATGCCAAAGCAATCGTCACGCCGACCGTCAGCGGCTTCACCGCCCGGATGGTATCGAAATACCGCCCGCAAGCTCCGATCCTCGCGATTACCCAGCAGGACGAAGCGCTGGCCAAGCTGTCCTTGTACCGGGGCGTGTTCCCGGTTCGGGGCGAACAGGCGTCCTCCTCGGACGAAATTTTCGAGATGGCGGTCCGCTACGGACGCGAAGCCGGTCTGCTGGCCGAAGGCGATTATGTCGTCATCTCCGCCGGCGTGCCGATCGGCAAGACGGGCGCCACAAACCTGATGAAAATCCAGCAAGTATAA
- a CDS encoding helix-turn-helix transcriptional regulator: protein MLHVIEVRQDNGMDWYEEQDGIGAPSGADAEARPAAAAGSGGVTPARAAAMAGNAAAGTDSGTTAGAASLAGIVAVHGAGSVTPSRAAADGTAFGAEARSRDCWYLSLVTYGKCVYWIEQEKVVMEKGDLLLIPGSTYFYGKSVPTLFHSKTVVKFIVSADGAARLPLLGLTGALKWKLGRYEQALERVQALHREWSERQPYADVMAEAMLMELLTICNRERDRGVVSDHKHRYVEHMKKYVQEHYREKVTKDDLGAYVRLSPNYAATLFREVTGQTISEYVHGVRIKTALHLLVDSRLTVAEISEFLGYGDVSYFHRVFKRLTGRNPSEWMAERPADI from the coding sequence ATGCTGCACGTAATCGAGGTCAGACAGGACAACGGAATGGACTGGTACGAGGAGCAGGACGGGATCGGCGCGCCATCGGGCGCCGACGCGGAAGCGCGGCCGGCGGCGGCAGCCGGCTCGGGAGGCGTCACGCCAGCAAGAGCGGCTGCGATGGCGGGAAACGCGGCGGCCGGAACGGATAGCGGTACGACAGCCGGAGCGGCTTCGTTAGCGGGTATCGTAGCGGTGCACGGAGCGGGCAGCGTCACGCCGTCGCGGGCTGCGGCGGACGGCACGGCCTTCGGCGCCGAGGCGCGCTCCCGGGACTGCTGGTATTTGTCGCTGGTCACCTACGGCAAGTGCGTATATTGGATCGAGCAGGAGAAGGTCGTCATGGAGAAAGGCGATCTGCTGCTAATTCCCGGAAGCACGTACTTTTACGGCAAAAGCGTGCCGACGCTATTCCATTCCAAGACGGTGGTGAAATTCATCGTATCCGCCGACGGGGCGGCCCGCTTGCCCCTGCTCGGGTTAACCGGCGCGCTGAAATGGAAGCTCGGCCGATACGAGCAAGCGCTGGAGCGGGTGCAAGCGCTGCACCGGGAATGGAGCGAGCGGCAGCCGTACGCGGATGTCATGGCGGAGGCGATGCTGATGGAGCTGTTGACGATCTGCAACCGGGAGCGGGACCGCGGCGTCGTCTCCGACCACAAGCACCGTTACGTGGAGCATATGAAGAAGTACGTGCAGGAGCACTATCGGGAAAAAGTGACGAAGGACGACCTCGGCGCGTATGTGCGCCTGAGTCCGAATTACGCGGCGACGCTGTTTCGAGAGGTGACCGGCCAGACGATCAGCGAGTACGTGCACGGCGTACGGATCAAGACGGCCCTGCACCTGCTGGTCGATTCCCGGCTGACGGTGGCGGAAATCTCCGAATTTCTCGGCTACGGCGACGTGTCGTATTTCCACCGGGTCTTCAAGCGGCTGACGGGCCGCAATCCTTCGGAATGGATGGCGGAACGGCCGGCCGATATTTGA
- a CDS encoding DUF2500 domain-containing protein, giving the protein MFTIVPIFILIGFAVVIGAFVFNGARYIQNARAPKETVYAKVAAKRLEVTGRTNLQHPGNAAHPVRTTRTHYYITLEFDNGERREYLDVRNLYGLVVEGDEGCAAVQGDWIVAFERKPD; this is encoded by the coding sequence ATGTTTACGATCGTTCCGATCTTCATCCTGATCGGCTTCGCGGTTGTCATCGGGGCGTTCGTATTTAACGGCGCCCGGTACATCCAAAACGCGAGAGCGCCCAAGGAGACGGTGTACGCGAAGGTGGCCGCCAAACGCCTGGAGGTCACCGGCCGCACGAATCTCCAACATCCCGGCAACGCCGCGCACCCCGTCCGAACGACGCGGACGCATTACTACATCACGCTGGAGTTCGACAACGGCGAGCGCCGGGAATATCTCGACGTGCGCAATCTGTACGGACTCGTCGTCGAGGGCGACGAAGGCTGCGCCGCCGTGCAGGGCGACTGGATCGTCGCCTTCGAGCGGAAGCCGGACTGA
- the trpB gene encoding tryptophan synthase subunit beta, whose amino-acid sequence MTRQGYFGEFGGSFVPPELQEVLDYLSEQFYKYKDDPDFIEEYHYYLREYVGRENPLTYAERLTEKWGGAKIYLKREDLNHTGAHKINNVIGQILLAKRMGAKRIIAETGAGQHGVATATACAMFGMECVIYMGAEDTRRQALNVFRMELLGATVVPVAKGQGRLKDAVDEALGDLVANYKNTFYLLGSAVGPHPFPTMVKHFQSIVSEESKRQILAKEGRLPDAVIACVGGGSNAIGAFAHYLDEPSVRLIGVEPDQAATLTQGVPAVLHGFKCLVLLDEQGNPKPTYSIAAGLDYPGIGPEHSHLKVSGRAEYVTVTNEEVLEAFQELSRTEGIIPALESSHAIAYARKLAPTMTRDQIVIVNLSGRGDKDVEQVFHMLKKS is encoded by the coding sequence GTGACACGGCAAGGATATTTCGGAGAATTCGGCGGAAGCTTCGTTCCTCCCGAGCTCCAAGAGGTTCTGGATTATTTGAGCGAGCAGTTCTACAAGTATAAGGATGACCCGGACTTTATCGAGGAGTATCATTACTACCTGCGCGAATATGTCGGCCGCGAAAATCCGCTGACCTATGCGGAGCGGCTGACGGAGAAATGGGGCGGCGCGAAGATTTACCTGAAGCGGGAAGACCTCAACCATACGGGCGCTCACAAAATCAACAACGTCATCGGGCAAATTTTGCTGGCCAAGCGGATGGGCGCCAAGCGGATCATCGCGGAGACGGGAGCAGGCCAGCACGGAGTCGCCACCGCCACGGCCTGCGCCATGTTCGGCATGGAATGCGTCATCTACATGGGCGCCGAGGACACGCGCCGCCAGGCGCTGAACGTCTTCCGCATGGAGCTGCTGGGCGCGACCGTCGTTCCGGTCGCCAAAGGCCAAGGCCGTCTGAAGGACGCGGTTGACGAAGCGCTGGGCGATCTGGTGGCCAACTATAAAAACACGTTCTATCTGCTCGGTTCCGCCGTCGGTCCCCACCCGTTCCCGACGATGGTCAAGCACTTCCAATCGATCGTCAGCGAGGAATCCAAACGGCAAATTCTCGCCAAGGAAGGCCGCCTGCCCGATGCCGTCATCGCTTGCGTCGGAGGCGGCAGCAACGCCATCGGCGCGTTCGCGCATTATTTGGACGAGCCGTCCGTCAGGCTGATCGGCGTCGAGCCCGACCAAGCCGCGACGCTGACCCAAGGCGTGCCCGCCGTGCTTCACGGCTTCAAATGTCTCGTCCTGCTGGACGAGCAAGGCAACCCGAAGCCGACCTACTCGATCGCCGCCGGCCTCGACTACCCGGGCATCGGGCCGGAGCACAGCCATCTCAAGGTAAGCGGCCGGGCCGAATACGTTACCGTAACCAACGAAGAGGTGCTCGAAGCGTTCCAGGAGCTGTCCCGCACCGAGGGTATCATTCCCGCGTTGGAGAGCTCCCATGCAATCGCCTACGCCCGCAAGCTCGCACCGACGATGACCCGCGACCAGATCGTCATCGTCAACTTGTCGGGACGCGGCGACAAGGATGTGGAACAGGTATTTCACATGCTGAAAAAAAGCTGA
- a CDS encoding TetR/AcrR family transcriptional regulator, with protein MMKPRPSRRDAQEVSRVILQTASALFEEHGIEAVSMHQIAKCAGIGQGTLYRRYANKSDLCMDLIQNQFNRFVEGMDDYIERSVGIPPSEKLCELVRRLLALFEKESKLLGAMQIPSKEEQTRFDFYKSAPYLYLHDRIQQLLAECADGLPGYDAAFTAHLLITSLSPHNYIHLRDVYGLSHERIAEKICASFILPLCSPAPHANPRCP; from the coding sequence ATGATGAAACCCCGACCATCACGCAGGGATGCGCAGGAAGTCAGCCGCGTCATCCTGCAGACGGCCAGCGCGCTGTTCGAGGAGCACGGCATCGAAGCGGTCAGCATGCACCAGATCGCCAAATGCGCCGGCATCGGACAAGGCACACTGTACCGTCGCTACGCCAACAAAAGCGATCTGTGCATGGATCTCATCCAGAACCAGTTCAACCGTTTCGTCGAGGGAATGGACGACTACATAGAGCGCTCCGTCGGCATCCCCCCGTCCGAAAAGCTGTGCGAGCTCGTCCGGAGACTGCTGGCACTATTCGAAAAAGAATCCAAACTGCTCGGCGCGATGCAGATTCCTTCCAAAGAGGAACAAACCCGGTTCGATTTTTATAAGTCCGCGCCGTATCTTTATCTGCACGACAGAATCCAGCAATTGCTTGCCGAATGCGCGGACGGCCTCCCGGGCTACGACGCCGCTTTCACCGCCCATCTGCTCATTACGTCGCTGTCGCCCCACAATTATATTCATCTGCGGGACGTATACGGGCTCTCCCACGAGCGCATTGCCGAAAAAATCTGTGCGTCGTTTATCCTGCCGTTATGCAGCCCGGCCCCACACGCGAATCCGCGTTGTCCTTGA